One Curtobacterium herbarum genomic window carries:
- a CDS encoding DUF308 domain-containing protein, with translation MSHSVDDAAQRARYWPVPVLRAVPAAVIAMVITFSPNHSAGFGLVLFGVFALVDGAALAWGSASRLPGDDRSRRSGLVQAVLSIVAGVAALACTGLGLPAFITLVVAFALLTGALELSQGVRARRRSPFARDWTTIGGLTLLLAIAFLLTPPDYSQQLGGVEKVTGTLDASIVLVGLLGAYLAIAAVFHLIAGLSHKWGTAAPAATPDGAPHA, from the coding sequence GTGTCCCACTCCGTGGACGACGCCGCGCAGCGAGCACGGTACTGGCCGGTCCCGGTCCTCCGGGCCGTCCCGGCCGCCGTGATCGCGATGGTGATCACGTTCTCCCCGAACCACTCCGCCGGCTTCGGCCTGGTGCTGTTCGGGGTCTTCGCCCTCGTCGACGGCGCGGCCCTCGCCTGGGGCAGTGCATCCCGGCTCCCCGGTGACGACCGCTCGCGGCGCTCCGGCCTGGTGCAGGCAGTGCTCTCGATCGTCGCCGGTGTCGCCGCACTCGCGTGCACCGGACTCGGGCTCCCGGCCTTCATCACCCTCGTCGTGGCGTTCGCCCTCCTGACCGGCGCACTCGAACTGTCACAGGGTGTGCGGGCCCGCCGGCGCTCGCCGTTCGCCCGAGACTGGACGACGATCGGCGGCCTCACCCTGCTGCTCGCGATCGCGTTCCTCTTGACGCCGCCGGACTACTCGCAGCAGCTCGGCGGGGTGGAGAAGGTGACCGGCACCCTCGACGCGTCGATCGTCCTGGTCGGGCTCCTCGGCGCCTACCTCGCCATCGCGGCGGTCTTCCACCTGATCGCCGGCCTCTCGCACAAGTGGGGAACGGCTGCCCCGGCGGCCACCCCGGACGGAGCACCACACGCATGA
- a CDS encoding lectin-like domain-containing protein, with protein MTHDSKRTGPPPVSTRPAPPGRRGLRRWAAGAAVAVVLATATPLGADGPAAADDLGFPFSTGFATADGGTLSGDAHIVGGRLRLTDAVNNAAGAWAMDDAFPSDRGLDIEFDYAMYTPDDNGADGLLLSLSDGSVAPGVGAYGSALGYSCRSDRNQGSSTCTLPGLPGAFAAVALDQYGNFSLPFNDSGPGRTPDTVTVRGSGNGLTGYRFVQHAVVGGGVATGSPTTRKVHVVLQPGDDGLTLTVQLSSAGGALRTVLDHVQLQGPGQAPLPKTLRLGFTAGTGSLRSAHEIDALRVAAPADLRIEHDLPPVVAGDRVRYTVTASNVGVNASDPSAVTVDVPDQLRDVRWTCSVPGPSTCREASGTGDVATAVGLERGAAATFTIEGLLDLGASGQIDSTARIDAAPGLSDTNPADNTSRAAAPVTAIAQVRTGKSVTPDQVAPGDEVEYTITARNAGPSTARDVGAVDDLPAQLEFVGPGAPDGADGTCTAAAQRVTCSGGGDLEPGQEHAFRFRARLDPTYSGDGSDVVNVATATSPTDPDGGEESPEVPIQVVDPGDPGDPGDPGDPGEPGDTGDPGDPGDPGDPGGPGEPGDTGGTDAPDATPTPGAGTVPGAVPGPGGPSDPPPADTGPRNAAPPRSGALAYTGVQGLALTGLAALVLIGTGATVWMRRRRTATGADPAGVQHGDGTDRYAESEQCDGSGQCDGSGRCDGSGQLATSGRLATSGRCTVSSLFAELGERPGPG; from the coding sequence GCCGCGGACGACCTCGGCTTCCCGTTCTCGACCGGGTTCGCCACCGCCGACGGCGGCACCCTGAGCGGTGACGCGCACATCGTCGGCGGTCGGCTCCGGCTGACGGACGCCGTCAACAACGCGGCCGGCGCGTGGGCGATGGACGACGCGTTCCCGTCCGACCGCGGGCTCGACATCGAGTTCGACTACGCGATGTACACGCCGGACGACAACGGGGCGGACGGCCTGCTCCTGTCACTGTCGGACGGTTCCGTCGCACCCGGGGTCGGCGCCTACGGGTCGGCGCTCGGGTACTCGTGTCGCTCCGATCGCAACCAGGGGTCGTCCACCTGCACGCTGCCCGGTCTCCCGGGCGCGTTCGCGGCGGTGGCGCTCGACCAGTACGGCAACTTCTCGCTGCCGTTCAACGACAGCGGCCCCGGGCGCACCCCGGACACCGTGACCGTCCGCGGGTCCGGCAACGGGCTGACCGGGTACCGCTTCGTGCAGCACGCCGTCGTCGGCGGTGGCGTGGCGACCGGCTCACCGACGACACGGAAGGTCCACGTCGTCCTGCAACCCGGGGACGACGGTCTGACCCTCACCGTCCAGCTGTCCTCTGCGGGCGGGGCGCTCCGGACCGTGCTCGACCACGTGCAGCTGCAGGGCCCGGGCCAGGCACCGCTGCCGAAGACCCTGCGCCTGGGCTTCACCGCGGGCACCGGGTCGTTGCGCAGCGCGCACGAGATCGACGCGCTGCGGGTGGCGGCACCCGCGGACCTCCGCATCGAGCACGACCTGCCGCCGGTCGTCGCCGGGGACCGCGTCCGCTACACCGTCACCGCGTCGAACGTCGGCGTCAACGCGTCCGACCCGAGCGCGGTCACGGTCGACGTCCCCGACCAGCTGCGGGACGTGCGGTGGACGTGCAGCGTGCCGGGTCCGTCGACCTGTCGCGAGGCCTCCGGTACCGGCGACGTCGCCACCGCGGTCGGGCTCGAGCGCGGTGCGGCGGCGACGTTCACGATCGAAGGACTGCTCGATCTGGGAGCCTCCGGCCAGATCGACAGCACGGCGCGGATCGACGCCGCACCCGGGTTGTCGGACACGAACCCGGCGGACAACACCTCCCGGGCTGCGGCACCCGTGACCGCGATCGCGCAGGTGAGGACCGGCAAGAGCGTGACCCCCGACCAGGTCGCGCCCGGCGACGAGGTCGAGTACACGATCACGGCACGGAACGCCGGCCCGTCGACCGCGCGGGACGTCGGTGCGGTCGACGACCTGCCGGCGCAGCTCGAGTTCGTGGGCCCCGGTGCTCCGGACGGTGCGGACGGCACGTGCACGGCCGCGGCGCAGCGGGTCACCTGCAGCGGCGGCGGGGACCTGGAGCCCGGGCAGGAGCACGCCTTCCGGTTCCGGGCACGGCTCGACCCGACGTACTCGGGTGACGGCTCGGACGTGGTGAACGTGGCGACGGCGACCTCGCCCACGGACCCCGACGGCGGTGAGGAGTCGCCGGAGGTGCCGATCCAGGTGGTCGACCCTGGTGACCCTGGTGACCCTGGTGACCCTGGAGACCCGGGCGAACCCGGGGACACCGGTGACCCGGGCGACCCCGGCGACCCCGGCGACCCGGGTGGGCCTGGCGAGCCCGGGGACACGGGGGGCACGGACGCGCCGGACGCGACGCCGACTCCGGGTGCCGGTACGGTGCCGGGCGCGGTCCCCGGCCCCGGCGGACCGAGCGACCCGCCCCCGGCGGACACCGGCCCGAGGAACGCCGCACCACCGCGGTCGGGAGCGCTGGCCTACACCGGCGTGCAGGGCCTCGCACTCACCGGGCTCGCCGCGCTCGTGCTGATCGGCACCGGGGCGACCGTGTGGATGCGCCGCCGTCGGACCGCGACCGGAGCGGACCCCGCCGGGGTGCAGCACGGTGACGGAACGGACCGGTACGCCGAGTCCGAGCAGTGCGACGGATCCGGGCAGTGCGACGGGTCGGGCCGGTGCGACGGATCGGGCCAGCTCGCCACATCGGGCCGGCTCGCCACGTCGGGGCGGTGCACCGTGTCGAGTCTGTTCGCCGAGCTGGGCGAGCGACCCGGACCGGGGTAG